In Ruania zhangjianzhongii, the following proteins share a genomic window:
- the radA gene encoding DNA repair protein RadA gives MAAARTPRPSFRCAECGWTTAKWVGRCGECQAWGTVVEAGAPTSGPRTTAVAAVASPARQIGEVDAHEARYRPTGVGEFDRVLGGGMVPGAVVLLAGEPGVGKSTLVLDVAARAASTGQRVLYVTGEESASQVRMRADRIGAIQDGLLLAAETDLATVLGHVEQIQPDLLILDSVQTIGSADVDGTPGGVSQVREVASAVIGVAKRTAMPVVLVGHVTKDGSIAGPRVLEHLVDVVCQFEGDRHAQLRMVRAVKNRFGSTDEVGCFALAENGITSLADPSGLFLSGQRDPVPGTCVTITLDGRRPMPVEIQALTTHQFSSNPRRTTAGVDSARVSMTLAVLHGRLGVDTAARDVYVATVGGARVTEPACDLAIALAVVGARRELTVHHGLIAIGEVGLTGEVRSAIGLQRRLAEAARLGFTRAIVPAAGDLGTVPDSLEVIRVANLHEAVATAERVEKVRNSDPVPLRRV, from the coding sequence ATGGCTGCTGCTCGCACTCCCCGCCCGTCCTTCCGCTGCGCCGAGTGCGGCTGGACCACGGCCAAGTGGGTCGGCCGGTGTGGCGAGTGCCAGGCCTGGGGCACAGTCGTCGAGGCCGGCGCACCTACGTCAGGCCCACGCACGACGGCGGTCGCGGCCGTGGCGAGCCCCGCTCGCCAGATCGGTGAGGTGGACGCCCACGAAGCCCGCTACCGGCCCACCGGAGTGGGTGAGTTCGACCGGGTGCTCGGTGGGGGGATGGTGCCGGGCGCCGTCGTGCTGCTCGCCGGCGAGCCGGGCGTGGGCAAGTCGACCCTGGTGCTGGACGTGGCCGCCCGCGCAGCCTCGACGGGGCAGCGGGTGCTGTATGTGACCGGGGAGGAGTCGGCGAGCCAGGTGCGGATGCGCGCGGACCGGATCGGGGCGATCCAGGACGGTCTGCTGCTCGCGGCGGAGACCGATCTGGCCACCGTGCTCGGTCACGTGGAGCAGATCCAGCCGGACCTGCTGATCCTGGACTCGGTGCAGACCATCGGTTCGGCCGACGTCGATGGCACCCCCGGGGGCGTGTCCCAGGTGCGCGAGGTCGCCTCCGCAGTGATCGGCGTCGCGAAACGTACGGCGATGCCGGTGGTCCTGGTCGGGCACGTCACCAAGGACGGGTCGATCGCCGGACCACGGGTGCTGGAGCACCTGGTGGACGTGGTCTGCCAGTTCGAGGGCGACCGGCACGCCCAACTGCGGATGGTTCGAGCGGTGAAGAACCGCTTCGGCAGCACCGACGAGGTCGGCTGCTTCGCCCTGGCGGAGAACGGGATCACTTCCCTGGCCGACCCGAGCGGACTGTTCCTGTCCGGGCAGCGCGACCCGGTGCCCGGCACCTGCGTGACGATCACCCTGGACGGCCGGCGGCCGATGCCGGTGGAGATCCAGGCACTGACCACGCACCAGTTCTCCTCGAACCCGCGGCGGACCACCGCCGGGGTGGACTCGGCGCGGGTGTCGATGACCCTGGCGGTGCTGCACGGTCGCCTCGGGGTGGACACCGCCGCGCGCGACGTCTACGTGGCCACAGTCGGCGGTGCGCGGGTGACCGAACCGGCCTGTGACCTGGCGATCGCGCTGGCGGTGGTCGGGGCGCGCCGCGAACTCACCGTGCACCACGGACTGATCGCCATCGGCGAGGTCGGTCTCACCGGCGAGGTGCGCTCGGCGATCGGGCTGCAGCGCCGGCTCGCGGAGGCCGCCCGGCTCGGGTTCACCCGGGCGATCGTGCCGGCGGCCGGGGATCTGGGCACCGTGCCGGACAGTCTGGAGGTGATCCGGGTGGCGAACCTGCACGAGGCGGTGGCCACCGCGGAGCGCGTGGAGAAAGTGCGCAACTCCGACCCGGTACCGCTGCGCCGGGTCTGA
- the disA gene encoding DNA integrity scanning diadenylate cyclase DisA — translation MLRETLRAVAPGTELRDGLERILRGRTGALIVLGNDETVASICSGGFELDVQFSSTRLRELAKMDGAIVVDEGAKRILRAAVQMIPDATIETTESGTRHRTAERAAKQTGFPVISVSQSMRIVALYVGGQRYVLEDSEAILSRANQALATLERYKSRLDEVSGTLSALEIEDLVTVRDVTSVVQRLEMVRRISAEISDYVVELGTNGRLLALQFDELIGGIGPGLELVVRDYLDARGPRTLDEVLDALADLDSAQLIDLPHIARILGIGGRQGESLDSAIAPRGIRMLTRIPRLPMSVVNALTGHFGTLQKMLAATIDDLEVVEGVGAQRARAVREGLSRQAEASLLERFS, via the coding sequence ATGCTGCGCGAGACACTGCGCGCCGTGGCACCGGGGACGGAGCTTCGTGACGGGCTGGAACGCATCCTGCGGGGCCGGACCGGTGCGCTGATCGTCCTCGGCAACGACGAGACCGTGGCCTCGATCTGCTCCGGCGGCTTCGAGCTGGACGTGCAGTTCTCCTCCACCCGGCTGCGTGAGCTGGCGAAGATGGACGGCGCGATCGTGGTGGACGAAGGTGCCAAGCGGATCCTGCGCGCGGCCGTGCAGATGATCCCGGACGCGACCATCGAGACGACGGAGTCCGGTACTCGCCACCGGACCGCCGAACGCGCCGCCAAGCAGACCGGGTTCCCGGTGATCTCGGTGAGCCAGTCGATGCGCATCGTCGCGCTCTACGTCGGCGGACAGCGGTACGTGCTGGAGGACTCCGAGGCGATCCTCTCCCGCGCGAACCAGGCCCTGGCCACCCTGGAGCGGTACAAGTCACGTCTCGACGAGGTCTCCGGCACGCTCTCCGCGCTGGAGATCGAGGACCTGGTGACCGTGCGCGATGTCACCTCCGTGGTGCAGCGCCTGGAGATGGTGCGCCGGATCTCCGCCGAGATCTCCGACTATGTGGTGGAGCTGGGCACGAACGGCCGGCTGCTCGCCTTGCAGTTCGACGAGCTGATCGGCGGGATCGGGCCCGGTCTGGAACTGGTGGTCCGCGACTACCTGGACGCCCGCGGCCCGCGCACCCTCGATGAGGTGCTCGACGCCCTGGCCGATCTGGATTCGGCCCAGCTCATCGACCTGCCGCACATCGCCCGGATCCTCGGCATCGGCGGCCGGCAGGGCGAGTCGCTGGACTCGGCGATCGCCCCGCGCGGCATCCGCATGCTCACTCGAATCCCCCGCCTGCCGATGTCGGTGGTGAACGCACTCACGGGCCACTTCGGCACCTTGCAGAAGATGCTCGCCGCCACTATCGATGACCTCGAGGTGGTCGAAGGGGTCGGCGCCCAGCGTGCGCGAGCGGTGCGCGAGGGGCTGTCCCGGCAGGCCGAGGCATCGCTGCTGGAACGCTTCTCCTGA
- a CDS encoding DUF5997 family protein → MSASADQKMKPITAAKKLGIYLPAAPEEFQSAWLTRAQLADLEKHPPEWLHTLRREGPHPRPVVAGRLGVSIAGLLRAGADEALTTAEIDALRAEPPAWLEQERQVHQEVLAEEERVRQQKAKKGPRQSRR, encoded by the coding sequence ATGAGCGCGAGCGCCGACCAGAAGATGAAGCCGATCACCGCGGCGAAGAAGCTGGGAATCTACCTTCCTGCGGCACCGGAGGAGTTCCAGTCCGCCTGGTTGACACGCGCGCAGCTGGCCGACCTGGAGAAGCACCCGCCGGAGTGGTTGCACACGCTCCGCCGCGAGGGCCCGCACCCGCGCCCGGTGGTGGCCGGCCGGCTCGGGGTCTCTATTGCCGGTCTGCTCCGGGCCGGGGCCGACGAGGCGTTGACCACTGCCGAGATCGATGCCCTCCGGGCGGAGCCGCCAGCCTGGTTGGAGCAGGAGCGGCAGGTGCACCAGGAGGTGCTGGCCGAGGAGGAACGGGTGCGGCAGCAGAAGGCGAAGAAGGGCCCGCGACAGTCTCGTCGCTGA
- a CDS encoding LysR substrate-binding domain-containing protein, with product MPVAPFRLGYVPGVTPAKWVRTWTERHQLPLELVPLTAPTAAAALTEGTVDAALLRPPVDSETVSAIPLYTEVTVVVAAKDHALAALEAEEEATAADLAGDVLLHPLDDVYPDTSHLPATVLDHRPATTADAIELAAAGTGLLIVPMSLARLYHRRDLLYRTLAGAPGAPVLLAWLTEQTTDAVEDFIGIVRGRTVNSTRGRRLEPEADPSDQSGRDSGAPSARGGSAARARPGQGGGPAKGAYRRRPSSARGQRPGSRRRGRR from the coding sequence ATGCCAGTTGCCCCGTTCCGGCTCGGATACGTGCCCGGCGTCACTCCCGCCAAGTGGGTCCGCACCTGGACCGAGCGCCACCAGCTCCCGCTGGAGCTGGTCCCGCTGACCGCCCCGACCGCAGCCGCGGCGCTGACCGAGGGGACTGTGGATGCCGCGCTGCTGCGCCCACCGGTCGACTCCGAGACGGTCAGCGCCATCCCGCTGTACACCGAGGTCACCGTGGTGGTGGCGGCCAAGGACCATGCGCTGGCCGCCCTCGAGGCCGAGGAAGAGGCCACGGCCGCAGATCTGGCCGGCGACGTCCTGCTGCACCCTCTCGACGACGTCTACCCCGACACCAGCCACCTACCCGCCACGGTCCTCGATCACCGGCCGGCCACCACCGCCGATGCCATCGAGCTCGCCGCCGCAGGAACCGGCCTGCTGATCGTGCCGATGTCCCTGGCCCGCCTCTACCACCGCCGCGATCTGCTCTACCGCACCCTCGCCGGAGCGCCGGGGGCGCCGGTGCTGCTCGCCTGGCTCACCGAACAGACCACCGACGCCGTCGAGGACTTCATCGGCATCGTCCGCGGCCGCACGGTGAACTCCACCCGCGGGCGCCGCCTCGAGCCCGAGGCCGACCCGTCCGACCAGTCCGGCCGGGACTCCGGTGCCCCTTCTGCGCGAGGCGGCTCCGCTGCCCGGGCGAGACCTGGCCAGGGTGGCGGACCCGCGAAAGGTGCCTACCGCCGTCGGCCATCATCAGCACGCGGTCAGCGGCCCGGATCCAGGCGCCGAGGGCGCCGATGA
- a CDS encoding A/G-specific adenine glycosylase, whose protein sequence is MTAQDSPDPMALRRPILHWYRDHARDLPWRRPDTSAWGVLVSEVMLQQTPVVRVEPRWREWMTRWPTPADLAAAPTADVLRAWDRLGYPRRALRLREAARAIATEHGGIVPADEQVLRALPGIGDYTAAAVASFAYRRRAVVLDTNVRRVLARAVDGQALPPPSPRRAERERAEALLPRDGAASARWNVAVMELGALVCTARSPRCAHCPIARRCAWVAAGRPADTHADRRRSQAWHGTDRQARGRVMAALREQDQLSAAEVADLWPEPGQRDRILAALVTDGLAEAERDSDGVPLAYRLPAGGAS, encoded by the coding sequence ATGACGGCGCAGGACTCCCCGGACCCGATGGCGCTACGACGCCCGATCCTGCACTGGTACCGCGATCACGCCCGCGACCTCCCCTGGCGCCGCCCCGACACGTCCGCCTGGGGTGTGCTGGTCAGCGAGGTGATGCTGCAGCAGACGCCGGTGGTTCGGGTGGAGCCGCGATGGCGGGAGTGGATGACCCGCTGGCCCACTCCGGCGGATCTGGCCGCTGCCCCGACCGCTGACGTGCTGCGTGCCTGGGACCGGCTCGGGTACCCGCGCCGTGCGCTGCGGCTGAGAGAGGCGGCCCGCGCGATCGCCACCGAGCATGGCGGGATCGTGCCGGCGGACGAGCAGGTGCTGCGTGCCCTGCCTGGGATCGGCGACTACACCGCTGCCGCAGTCGCATCGTTCGCTTACCGGCGCCGCGCGGTGGTCCTGGACACCAATGTGCGGCGGGTGCTTGCTCGGGCCGTCGATGGGCAGGCGCTGCCGCCACCCTCACCGCGCCGCGCGGAGCGCGAGCGTGCCGAGGCGCTCCTCCCCCGCGACGGCGCAGCCTCCGCCCGTTGGAACGTCGCCGTGATGGAGCTGGGCGCCCTGGTCTGCACCGCCCGCTCACCCCGGTGCGCGCACTGCCCGATCGCCCGCCGCTGCGCCTGGGTAGCGGCAGGACGGCCAGCGGACACGCACGCCGATCGACGGCGCAGCCAGGCGTGGCACGGCACGGACCGGCAAGCACGGGGCCGGGTGATGGCGGCACTGCGGGAGCAGGACCAGCTCTCCGCCGCCGAGGTGGCCGACCTCTGGCCCGAGCCGGGGCAGCGGGACCGGATCCTCGCCGCTCTGGTCACCGACGGGCTCGCCGAGGCCGAACGCGACAGCGACGGCGTCCCCCTCGCCTACCGGCTGCCGGCCGGCGGAGCGTCCTAG
- a CDS encoding glycoside hydrolase family 140 protein, with protein sequence MSNDGPDKIADGSHPGLSRRRMLAASVAAGIGAAGAGGLPAAADPGDESTSGGQLADLPGPWENGKLMVSEDGRFLQHENGTPFFWLADTAWLLHKLSREEMGQYFDNRQEKQYNVVLLQVIPANLEFADYYGNSPFIRNNIRRPNPEYWDHITHMVEVAAQAGIYMAMNAVWRNIVKDGLMSATDAAWYGRWLARRYRDYPNIVWLIGGDAPGHEKMEVWLSLAEAIRGQDPDHLMTFHPNGRFSSSTWFHNESWLDFNMFQSGHRNYEQTYSGVSPTYNSIDVPTYWKAEDNWMYVHEDHARYPAKPTMDGEPSYEHVHQGLHDFSTPFWDDTDTRRYAYWSVFGGSCGHTYGNGGVMPMHVPSDGPVNGYDVAEYWYETMDDPGAGQLQHMKNLMLSRPYFQRIPGPTMFDGDPGFRHDRLVATYGEHYAFAYIHTGRSFSLQLGHVTGDRVVAWWYDPRTGEASRIGEYDNIGVRTFSPPGGKQVGNDWVLVLDDASQQFGKPGEPMDQS encoded by the coding sequence GTGTCTAACGACGGACCGGACAAGATCGCCGATGGCTCACACCCTGGACTCTCCCGACGGCGGATGCTCGCCGCCAGCGTCGCGGCGGGGATAGGGGCCGCGGGCGCAGGTGGACTCCCGGCGGCTGCCGATCCGGGCGATGAGTCGACCAGCGGCGGGCAACTGGCCGATCTGCCAGGCCCGTGGGAGAACGGGAAGCTGATGGTCTCCGAAGACGGACGCTTCCTGCAGCACGAGAACGGAACGCCGTTCTTCTGGCTGGCCGATACCGCGTGGCTGCTGCACAAGCTGTCCCGGGAGGAGATGGGGCAGTACTTCGACAACCGACAGGAGAAGCAGTACAACGTGGTGCTCCTGCAGGTCATCCCGGCCAACCTGGAGTTCGCGGACTACTACGGGAACTCACCGTTCATCCGCAACAACATCCGCCGGCCGAACCCCGAGTACTGGGACCACATCACGCACATGGTGGAGGTAGCGGCACAGGCGGGGATCTACATGGCGATGAACGCCGTCTGGCGCAACATCGTCAAGGACGGTCTGATGTCCGCCACCGATGCGGCGTGGTACGGACGATGGCTGGCCCGCCGCTACCGGGACTACCCGAACATCGTCTGGCTGATCGGCGGCGACGCACCCGGCCACGAGAAGATGGAGGTCTGGCTCAGCCTGGCCGAGGCGATCCGAGGCCAGGACCCGGACCACCTGATGACGTTCCACCCGAACGGCCGGTTCTCCTCCTCGACGTGGTTCCACAACGAGTCCTGGCTCGACTTCAACATGTTCCAGTCCGGGCACCGCAACTACGAGCAGACCTACAGCGGGGTCTCGCCGACCTACAACAGCATCGACGTGCCGACCTATTGGAAGGCCGAGGACAACTGGATGTATGTGCACGAGGACCACGCGCGCTACCCAGCCAAGCCGACCATGGACGGCGAGCCGAGCTACGAGCATGTGCACCAGGGACTGCACGACTTCTCCACGCCGTTCTGGGACGACACCGACACCCGCCGCTACGCGTACTGGTCCGTCTTCGGCGGTTCCTGCGGCCACACCTACGGCAACGGCGGCGTGATGCCGATGCACGTTCCCTCGGACGGGCCGGTGAACGGCTACGACGTCGCCGAGTACTGGTACGAGACGATGGACGATCCGGGCGCCGGGCAGCTGCAGCACATGAAGAACCTGATGCTGTCCAGGCCCTATTTCCAGCGAATCCCCGGCCCGACGATGTTCGACGGGGACCCCGGGTTCCGCCACGACCGCCTGGTGGCGACCTACGGGGAGCACTACGCGTTCGCCTACATCCACACCGGCCGCTCGTTCTCGCTGCAACTGGGGCACGTCACCGGCGACCGGGTGGTGGCGTGGTGGTACGACCCGAGGACGGGAGAAGCGTCCCGCATCGGCGAGTACGACAACATCGGAGTTCGGACGTTCAGCCCGCCCGGAGGCAAGCAGGTAGGCAACGACTGGGTCCTGGTGCTGGACGACGCTTCCCAGCAGTTCGGGAAACCAGGAGAGCCGATGGACCAGTCGTGA
- a CDS encoding amino-acid N-acetyltransferase: MKAADQPHLVIRPALPADARAIRTIVDPYAEERILLAKDLVGYYESVPEFLVAEDPSTGDVVGCGALHVMWEDLGEVRTLAVRADRRGTGVGHELLEALLDRAREYRLTRVFCLTFEVDFFTGHGFAPIEGEVVDREVYLELLLSRDDGIAEFLDLARVKPNTLGNTRMLRQLD, encoded by the coding sequence GTGAAAGCTGCCGACCAGCCCCACCTGGTGATTCGCCCCGCACTGCCCGCTGACGCACGCGCCATCCGCACGATCGTGGACCCCTATGCGGAGGAGCGCATCCTGCTGGCCAAGGACCTGGTTGGCTACTACGAGTCGGTCCCGGAGTTCCTGGTCGCCGAGGACCCCAGCACCGGTGACGTCGTCGGCTGTGGCGCGCTGCACGTGATGTGGGAAGACCTCGGCGAGGTGCGCACGCTGGCGGTCCGTGCCGACCGGCGCGGCACCGGGGTGGGGCACGAGCTGCTCGAGGCGCTGCTCGACCGGGCCCGGGAGTACCGGCTGACCCGGGTGTTCTGCCTGACTTTCGAGGTGGACTTCTTCACCGGTCACGGGTTCGCACCGATCGAGGGCGAGGTGGTGGACCGGGAGGTCTACCTGGAGCTGCTGCTCTCCCGGGACGACGGTATCGCCGAGTTCCTGGACCTGGCGCGGGTGAAGCCGAACACGTTGGGTAACACGCGGATGCTTCGCCAGCTGGACTGA
- a CDS encoding sugar-binding transcriptional regulator produces the protein MREDDAYRAATMYYLQDQTMEVIAGTLGVSRSTVSRLIKAARDEGIVRISLRRPSGTGADLGHRLAATFGIVAHVVPVRERASEVQRLEQVAMVAAGLVTEWVRPDMVVGVAWGTTVTAITRHLNPSPARGSIVVQLNGAANTYAGGVTYAGDLVSTIATEFDSTPYLFPVPAFFDFAETKEAMWRERSIRRVLAVQRRVDLALFGVGALAADVPSHVYNAGYLDDTEMNELAADRVVGDVCTVFLREDGTYRDIAINARATGPTPHELRTLGRRVCVAVGAAKVPALLGALRARVATDLVTDETTARLLLERLSPESVAG, from the coding sequence GTGCGTGAGGACGATGCGTACCGTGCCGCGACGATGTACTACCTCCAGGACCAGACCATGGAGGTCATCGCCGGGACGCTCGGCGTCTCCCGGTCCACCGTGTCCCGCCTGATCAAGGCTGCCCGGGACGAGGGCATCGTGCGCATCTCGTTGCGCCGCCCTAGCGGCACTGGTGCCGATCTCGGACATCGGCTGGCGGCGACCTTCGGCATCGTGGCGCACGTGGTGCCCGTGCGCGAACGTGCCAGCGAGGTGCAACGGCTGGAACAGGTGGCGATGGTGGCCGCCGGTCTGGTCACCGAGTGGGTCCGTCCGGACATGGTGGTCGGCGTGGCCTGGGGCACCACGGTGACCGCGATCACCCGGCACCTGAACCCCAGCCCGGCCCGCGGCAGCATCGTGGTGCAGCTGAACGGAGCGGCGAACACCTACGCGGGCGGCGTCACCTACGCCGGCGATCTGGTCTCGACGATCGCCACCGAGTTCGACTCCACGCCGTACCTGTTCCCGGTGCCGGCGTTCTTCGACTTCGCCGAGACCAAAGAGGCGATGTGGCGCGAGCGCAGCATCCGTCGGGTGCTGGCCGTGCAGCGGCGGGTGGACCTCGCCCTGTTCGGAGTCGGCGCGCTCGCCGCCGACGTGCCCTCGCACGTGTACAACGCGGGGTATCTGGACGATACGGAGATGAACGAGCTGGCGGCTGACCGGGTGGTGGGGGATGTGTGCACCGTTTTCCTGCGCGAGGACGGCACCTACCGGGATATCGCCATCAACGCCCGAGCGACCGGCCCGACACCGCATGAGCTGCGCACTCTGGGCCGCCGGGTCTGTGTGGCGGTCGGTGCGGCGAAGGTCCCTGCGCTGCTCGGTGCGCTGCGCGCCCGGGTGGCTACCGATCTGGTCACGGACGAGACGACCGCGCGGCTGCTGTTGGAGCGACTAAGTCCCGAGAGCGTGGCAGGCTGA